In Campylobacter sp. 2014D-0216, the following proteins share a genomic window:
- a CDS encoding 4-hydroxy-3-methylbut-2-enyl diphosphate reductase — MEIELAKSYGFCFGVKRAIKKAEQIKDAATIGPLIHNNEEITRLWKNYNVKTLNDINELSAEKKAIIRTHGITKQDLEKLKQKDIEIFDATCPFVTKPQKICEQMSNEGYEVVIFGDENHPEVKGVRSYVSTKAYVVLDEKELLDVKLPSKVAVVSQTTKKIEKFMEIVNFLMLRVKEVRVFNTICDATFKNQEAINELAKKSDVMIIVGGKNSANTKQLFLIAKNYCEDSYLIENEKEIQEEWFSGKKKCGISAGASTPEWVINLVLEKIKEYAKIN, encoded by the coding sequence TTGGAGATTGAATTAGCAAAAAGTTATGGTTTTTGTTTTGGTGTAAAACGAGCGATAAAAAAAGCAGAACAGATTAAAGATGCAGCTACTATAGGACCCTTGATTCATAATAATGAAGAAATCACAAGATTATGGAAAAATTATAATGTTAAAACATTGAATGATATTAATGAATTAAGTGCTGAAAAAAAGGCGATCATTAGAACTCATGGTATTACAAAGCAAGATTTAGAAAAGTTAAAGCAAAAAGATATAGAAATTTTTGATGCAACATGTCCTTTTGTAACTAAGCCGCAAAAAATTTGTGAGCAAATGAGCAATGAAGGCTATGAAGTGGTGATTTTTGGCGATGAAAATCATCCTGAAGTAAAAGGCGTTAGAAGTTATGTAAGTACAAAAGCTTATGTGGTACTTGATGAGAAAGAATTGCTTGATGTAAAACTACCTTCAAAAGTTGCTGTGGTATCTCAAACAACAAAGAAGATAGAAAAATTTATGGAGATTGTAAATTTTTTAATGCTTAGGGTTAAAGAGGTGCGTGTTTTTAATACCATATGTGATGCAACTTTTAAAAATCAAGAGGCGATTAATGAGCTTGCAAAAAAAAGCGATGTGATGATAATAGTTGGAGGTAAAAATTCAGCTAACACCAAACAACTTTTTTTAATAGCTAAAAATTACTGCGAAGATAGTTATTTGATAGAAAACGAAAAAGAAATCCAAGAAGAGTGGTTTAGTGGTAAGAAAAAGTGTGGCATTAGCGCAGGGGCTTCTACACCTGAGTGGGTGATTAATTTGGTTTTAGAAAAAATCAAAGAATACGCCAAAATTAACTAA
- the aroA gene encoding 3-phosphoshikimate 1-carboxyvinyltransferase: MKINSISSFEAKLEDIASDKSISHRLAIFSLLTQGTCKIKNYLKAQDTLHTLAIIQALGAEVSMDEEFVYIRAPQYIKSPNCILDCGNSGTAMRLLIGILSAIEGEFFILSGDEYLNARPMKRVSEPLKHIGAKIFGRDEANLAPIAIQGAKLEGFNFTSNIASAQVKSALILAALFAKKESYFKEIELSRNHSEIILNKMGACIEYLNQEKTSIKIQPLKTKLKAFEICVPNDPSSAFYFALAACILPHSRVVLKNVLLNKTRIEAFKILEKMGAKITYYLDNDEFESIGEICVESAPLKAVSVNENIAWLIDEIPALAIAFACASGKSVIKNAKELRVKESDRIKSIVLNLQKCGINAKEFEDGFEVEGGEAKCAKIKSYGDHRIAMSFLILGLKCNMEVDDCECIKTSFPNFIEILKQIGAKVGD; encoded by the coding sequence ATGAAAATAAACTCCATTTCTTCTTTTGAAGCAAAGCTTGAAGATATAGCTTCTGATAAGTCTATATCTCATCGCCTTGCTATCTTTTCTTTGCTTACACAAGGAACTTGTAAAATCAAAAACTACTTAAAAGCGCAAGATACTTTGCATACTTTGGCGATTATTCAAGCTTTGGGTGCTGAAGTTAGCATGGATGAGGAATTTGTTTACATTAGGGCGCCACAGTATATAAAGTCTCCAAATTGTATTTTAGATTGTGGAAATTCAGGTACAGCTATGAGACTTTTGATTGGTATTTTAAGTGCCATAGAGGGCGAATTTTTTATTTTAAGTGGAGATGAGTATCTAAACGCAAGACCAATGAAAAGAGTAAGTGAGCCTTTAAAACATATAGGAGCTAAAATTTTTGGAAGAGATGAGGCAAATTTAGCACCTATTGCGATTCAAGGAGCAAAGTTAGAAGGATTTAACTTTACTAGCAATATTGCTTCAGCTCAGGTAAAATCGGCTTTAATTTTAGCGGCTTTATTTGCAAAAAAAGAAAGCTATTTTAAAGAAATTGAACTTTCAAGAAATCACAGTGAAATTATATTAAATAAAATGGGTGCATGTATTGAGTATTTAAATCAAGAAAAAACTTCTATAAAAATACAACCATTAAAAACAAAACTCAAAGCATTCGAAATATGTGTGCCAAATGATCCATCATCGGCATTTTATTTTGCACTAGCAGCTTGTATTTTACCTCATTCAAGGGTTGTTTTGAAAAATGTTTTATTGAATAAAACGCGCATTGAAGCTTTTAAAATTTTAGAAAAAATGGGTGCAAAAATCACATACTATCTTGATAATGATGAGTTTGAAAGTATCGGAGAAATTTGTGTTGAAAGTGCACCTTTAAAAGCAGTAAGTGTAAATGAAAATATTGCGTGGTTGATTGATGAAATTCCAGCTTTAGCTATAGCTTTTGCTTGTGCTAGTGGTAAAAGTGTTATAAAAAATGCTAAAGAATTGCGCGTAAAAGAAAGTGATAGAATCAAATCAATCGTATTAAATTTACAAAAATGTGGCATAAATGCCAAAGAATTTGAAGATGGTTTTGAGGTAGAAGGCGGGGAAGCCAAATGTGCTAAGATCAAAAGCTATGGAGATCATAGAATCGCAATGAGTTTTTTGATTTTGGGATTAAAATGCAACATGGAAGTAGATGATTGTGAGTGTATTAAAACCTCTTTTCCAAATTTTATTGAAATTTTAAAACAAATAGGAGCTAAAGTTGGAGATTGA
- the pheT gene encoding phenylalanine--tRNA ligase subunit beta translates to MIISRNWLSEWIDLSEISTQTIINTLNSIGLEVDSFKSVKAPEKVVVGKVLEKVKHENSDKLNICKVDVGSEVLQIVCGAKNVDKDQFVAVSLVGAVLPGGLEIKPAKLRGVESMGMICSSSELGFGKSNDGIMVLDESMGELVLGKALNTYELFNDEIIEIELTPNRGDCLSLYGVARDLSAALDLNLKELSPLKEGENSVGIGRILSVKNQSDVEGFFAYRALEIKGEFKLNITIGIRLALIEAYKNNHIENLLAYATHASGVVFCAYDFHKLCQDCHVDEKITLEVKTQEHGEYGIYYKDELIALAGIEQEDKYKINNESKIIIIEASYTQPQIIANAVAFHKKKNDTIYRTSRGSEPKLSLGMEYLFNECLKINAMSVFSGSQQIFKECEAKVIGIFGTEIDKIIGMPIDKNILVKILKKLGFEISVINDEQFNIKIPLHRSDIVNIADISEEVVRIIGIDNIPSRALEFREKNRLNQVYFDYQEIKNLRLKASHNGYFESIHYVLDNEEELARLGFKCIKNKLINPITNELNTLRSTLINHLLNAASFNLRNSKKKIKLFECGSVFDEFSNEHTKFAMIFSGYKEEAKIANKAKPVLVDFYTFLAELKSIIGEYSLQKSEYVFLSPYEQANVYKNGKRIGFVGRVHLSVENERDLAKTYICELDLESLKQDFKIAKAYSKFPSMSRDLSVVIPKGFEYEKIKQTIVKLNIERLESFRVVDLYTDENLGEFYSLTINLVFRDFEKTLEDNIVLEYIDKIIKALDDEHGLKLR, encoded by the coding sequence ATGATTATTAGTAGAAATTGGTTAAGTGAATGGATTGATTTAAGTGAGATATCAACACAAACTATAATAAATACTTTAAATTCTATAGGATTAGAAGTTGATAGCTTTAAAAGTGTGAAAGCTCCTGAAAAAGTTGTAGTGGGTAAGGTTTTAGAAAAAGTTAAACATGAAAATTCCGATAAATTAAATATCTGTAAAGTGGATGTTGGAAGTGAAGTTTTGCAAATTGTTTGCGGAGCTAAGAATGTTGATAAAGATCAGTTTGTTGCTGTATCTTTGGTAGGTGCGGTACTTCCTGGTGGACTCGAAATCAAACCCGCAAAACTTAGAGGAGTTGAATCAATGGGTATGATTTGCTCTTCTAGTGAACTTGGTTTTGGTAAAAGCAATGATGGTATTATGGTTTTAGATGAAAGCATGGGAGAGTTAGTTTTAGGAAAAGCTTTAAATACCTATGAACTTTTCAATGATGAAATAATTGAAATAGAACTTACGCCAAATCGTGGAGATTGCTTGAGTTTGTATGGTGTTGCTAGGGATCTAAGTGCGGCATTAGATCTAAATTTAAAAGAATTAAGTCCTTTGAAAGAAGGCGAAAATAGCGTAGGTATAGGAAGAATACTTAGTGTTAAAAACCAAAGCGATGTGGAAGGTTTTTTCGCATATAGAGCATTAGAAATCAAGGGAGAATTTAAACTAAACATTACAATAGGAATTCGTCTTGCATTGATCGAGGCTTATAAAAACAACCATATTGAAAATCTTTTAGCATATGCAACACATGCAAGCGGTGTGGTTTTTTGTGCTTATGATTTTCATAAGCTTTGTCAAGATTGTCATGTTGATGAGAAAATTACACTAGAAGTAAAAACTCAAGAGCATGGTGAATACGGAATTTATTATAAAGATGAGCTGATTGCTTTAGCAGGGATAGAACAAGAAGATAAGTATAAAATTAATAATGAGAGTAAAATTATCATCATAGAAGCAAGTTACACTCAACCTCAAATCATAGCTAATGCAGTAGCTTTTCATAAAAAGAAAAACGATACCATATACCGCACTTCAAGAGGCAGCGAACCTAAGCTTTCATTGGGAATGGAGTATTTATTTAATGAATGCTTGAAGATTAATGCTATGAGTGTTTTTTCAGGAAGTCAGCAAATCTTTAAAGAGTGCGAAGCAAAGGTTATTGGTATTTTTGGTACAGAGATTGATAAGATCATCGGTATGCCTATAGACAAAAATATTTTAGTTAAAATTCTTAAAAAATTAGGCTTTGAAATTAGTGTGATTAATGATGAGCAATTTAATATCAAAATTCCACTTCATCGCAGTGATATCGTGAATATTGCGGATATTAGTGAAGAAGTGGTAAGGATTATTGGCATTGATAATATTCCTTCAAGAGCTTTAGAATTTAGAGAAAAAAATCGTTTAAATCAAGTGTATTTTGACTATCAAGAAATAAAAAATTTAAGATTAAAAGCTAGTCATAATGGTTATTTTGAAAGTATTCATTATGTTTTAGATAATGAAGAAGAATTGGCACGCTTAGGTTTTAAATGTATAAAAAATAAATTAATCAACCCAATTACTAATGAATTAAATACACTAAGAAGTACTTTGATTAATCATCTTTTAAATGCTGCAAGTTTTAATTTGAGAAATTCTAAAAAGAAAATTAAGCTTTTTGAATGTGGTAGTGTTTTTGATGAGTTTTCAAATGAGCATACTAAATTTGCGATGATTTTTAGTGGTTACAAAGAAGAAGCTAAAATAGCAAACAAAGCCAAACCTGTTTTGGTGGATTTTTATACTTTTTTAGCTGAATTAAAAAGTATTATCGGCGAATATAGTTTGCAAAAATCAGAATATGTATTTTTAAGTCCATATGAGCAAGCAAATGTTTATAAAAATGGCAAACGCATAGGTTTTGTAGGTAGAGTGCATTTAAGCGTAGAAAATGAAAGAGATCTAGCAAAAACTTATATATGTGAACTTGATTTAGAAAGTTTAAAACAAGACTTTAAGATTGCCAAAGCTTACTCCAAATTTCCATCTATGAGTAGAGATTTAAGCGTGGTTATTCCTAAAGGTTTTGAATATGAAAAAATCAAACAAACCATTGTTAAATTAAACATCGAAAGATTAGAAAGCTTTAGAGTGGTGGATTTGTATACAGATGAAAATTTAGGTGAGTTTTATAGTTTAACCATTAATTTGGTGTTTAGAGATTTTGAAAAAACCTTAGAAGATAATATTGTTCTTGAGTATATTGACAAAATTATCAAAGCTCTAGATGATGAGCATGGTTTAAAACTTCGATGA
- the pheS gene encoding phenylalanine--tRNA ligase subunit alpha, with translation MISKIASANTLAELENIKVSVLGKKGILTLEFVKLKDLQGEEKKEFANGLNKARDEFNEAYQVKLKELEEKALNEKMKQDVQDFSFFDETSNAGALHPIMQTMDKIIEYFTALNFSIEKGPLIEDDFHNFEALNLPQNHPARDMQDTFYFENKTLLRSQTSPVQIRTMLAQQPPIRMIAPGAVFRRDFDITHTPMFHQVEGLVVEEGDKVNFANLKDMLEHFLKHMFGDVKVRFRPSFFPFTEPSAEVDISCVFCKGCGCRVCKHTGWLEVLGCGVVDPNVYKFVGYKNVSGYAFGLGVERFAMLLHKIPDLRSMFEGDLRLLEQFR, from the coding sequence ATGATAAGTAAAATTGCTTCTGCAAATACTTTAGCAGAACTTGAAAATATAAAAGTAAGTGTTTTAGGTAAAAAAGGTATCTTGACTTTGGAATTTGTAAAGTTAAAGGATTTGCAAGGTGAAGAAAAGAAAGAATTTGCTAATGGCTTAAATAAAGCAAGAGATGAATTTAACGAAGCTTACCAAGTAAAATTAAAAGAATTAGAAGAAAAAGCTTTAAATGAAAAAATGAAACAAGATGTACAGGATTTTAGTTTTTTTGATGAGACTTCAAATGCAGGTGCTTTACACCCAATCATGCAAACCATGGATAAAATCATAGAATATTTTACGGCTTTAAATTTCAGCATAGAAAAAGGGCCTTTGATTGAAGATGATTTTCATAATTTTGAAGCATTGAATTTACCTCAAAATCACCCTGCAAGAGATATGCAAGATACTTTTTATTTTGAAAACAAAACTTTGCTTAGATCGCAAACTTCTCCAGTGCAAATTAGAACGATGCTAGCACAACAACCACCTATTAGAATGATAGCACCAGGAGCGGTTTTTAGAAGAGATTTTGATATCACTCATACACCAATGTTTCATCAGGTTGAAGGACTTGTTGTAGAAGAGGGAGATAAAGTTAATTTTGCAAATTTAAAAGATATGCTTGAGCATTTTTTAAAACATATGTTTGGCGATGTAAAGGTGCGTTTTAGACCGAGCTTTTTTCCTTTTACAGAACCATCTGCTGAAGTAGATATTTCTTGTGTGTTTTGCAAGGGTTGTGGATGTAGAGTTTGTAAACACACAGGGTGGCTTGAAGTCCTAGGATGCGGTGTAGTAGATCCTAATGTTTATAAATTTGTAGGTTATAAAAATGTAAGCGGTTATGCTTTTGGTTTAGGGGTAGAGCGATTTGCTATGCTTTTACATAAAATTCCTGATTTGCGTTCTATGTTTGAAGGTGATTTAAGATTATTGGAGCAATTTAGATGA
- a CDS encoding histidine triad nucleotide-binding protein → MREKTVFELIVEGKIPANKVLESEKFLAFHDINPKAPIHILIIPKEHFENFQALRPELMGEMTQFIQELATLLGLDKSGYRLITNCGKNSGQEVFHLHFHMLGGFELPKNKEAQINPESLF, encoded by the coding sequence ATGAGAGAAAAAACTGTATTTGAACTTATCGTAGAAGGAAAAATTCCTGCCAATAAAGTTTTAGAAAGTGAAAAGTTTTTGGCTTTTCATGATATCAACCCCAAAGCACCTATTCATATTTTAATCATTCCAAAGGAGCATTTTGAAAATTTTCAAGCATTAAGACCTGAATTAATGGGAGAAATGACACAATTTATCCAAGAATTAGCTACCCTCTTAGGACTAGACAAAAGCGGATATAGATTAATCACTAATTGTGGTAAAAATAGCGGGCAAGAAGTATTCCATTTGCATTTTCACATGCTAGGCGGATTTGAGCTTCCAAAAAACAAAGAAGCTCAAATCAACCCTGAATCTTTATTCTAA
- the pckA gene encoding phosphoenolpyruvate carboxykinase (ATP), which yields MKGLEKLGLENIGQIFHNISYDELLKHEKNNQEGVCTKNGTFSVDTGIFTGRSPKDKYFVKQDPSQKYIAWGKINQPISEELFEKLLAKAKKQLSNSDIYIQDAFCGASLKSRKAVRFVTQIAWQAHFVKNMFIRPKEEELAEFEPDFVVYNACKCVNEDYEKDGLNSEVFVIFNIEKNIAVIGGTWYGGEMKKGIFSMMNYWLPLENKLPMHCSANVGEKGDVALFFGLSGTGKTTLSTDPKRKLIGDDEHGWDDEGVFNFEGGCYAKCINLDPQSEPEIYGAIKQNALLENVVLRDDLSVDFNDGSKTENTRVSYPIEHILNHEPSLSAGHPNNIIFLSADAFGVLPPVSKLNKEQAMYYFLSGYTAKVAGTERGITEPVATFSACFGEVFLPLHPTVYAKLLGEKISKYNVNVYLVNTGWSGGAYGIGKRMSIKATRACINAILDGSIQQCEFENYDLFNLAVPKELAGVESKLLNPVNTWEDKKAYEETKLKLAKMFIENFKRYEDVKEGAEFKLAGPMI from the coding sequence ATGAAAGGTTTAGAAAAATTAGGTTTAGAAAATATTGGGCAAATTTTTCATAACATCAGCTACGATGAGCTTTTAAAGCATGAAAAAAACAACCAAGAAGGTGTTTGTACTAAAAATGGTACCTTTAGTGTGGATACTGGAATTTTTACCGGAAGAAGTCCTAAGGATAAATATTTTGTAAAGCAAGATCCTTCACAAAAATATATTGCTTGGGGTAAGATTAATCAACCTATTAGCGAAGAGTTATTTGAAAAGCTTTTAGCAAAAGCAAAAAAACAACTTAGCAACAGCGATATCTATATTCAAGATGCATTTTGCGGTGCTTCTTTGAAAAGCCGTAAAGCTGTGCGTTTTGTAACACAGATCGCTTGGCAAGCACATTTTGTAAAAAATATGTTTATTCGTCCAAAAGAAGAAGAACTTGCAGAATTTGAACCTGATTTTGTAGTATATAATGCATGTAAATGCGTGAATGAAGACTATGAAAAAGATGGTTTAAATTCAGAGGTTTTTGTGATATTTAATATAGAAAAAAATATCGCAGTAATTGGTGGAACTTGGTATGGTGGAGAAATGAAAAAAGGAATTTTTTCTATGATGAATTACTGGTTGCCACTAGAAAACAAGCTTCCTATGCATTGTAGTGCTAATGTTGGGGAAAAAGGCGATGTAGCGCTTTTCTTTGGACTTAGTGGTACAGGCAAAACTACACTTTCAACTGATCCAAAAAGAAAACTAATCGGAGATGATGAGCATGGTTGGGATGATGAGGGTGTGTTTAATTTTGAAGGAGGTTGTTATGCAAAATGTATTAACCTTGATCCTCAAAGTGAGCCAGAAATTTATGGAGCAATCAAACAAAATGCACTTTTGGAAAATGTAGTTTTAAGAGATGATTTAAGTGTTGATTTTAATGATGGATCAAAGACTGAAAATACTAGAGTTTCTTATCCGATAGAGCACATTTTAAATCATGAACCAAGCCTTAGCGCAGGACATCCAAACAATATCATTTTTCTTTCAGCTGATGCTTTTGGTGTTTTACCTCCAGTTAGTAAATTAAACAAAGAACAAGCGATGTATTATTTCTTAAGCGGTTATACTGCCAAAGTTGCAGGAACTGAAAGAGGTATCACTGAACCAGTTGCGACTTTTTCAGCTTGTTTTGGCGAGGTATTTTTGCCATTACACCCAACTGTTTATGCAAAACTTTTAGGTGAAAAAATCAGCAAGTATAATGTTAATGTTTATTTAGTAAATACTGGTTGGAGCGGTGGAGCTTATGGCATAGGTAAGAGAATGAGTATTAAAGCAACAAGAGCTTGTATTAATGCGATTTTAGATGGTAGTATTCAACAATGTGAATTTGAAAATTATGATTTATTTAATCTTGCAGTTCCAAAAGAATTAGCAGGTGTAGAAAGCAAGCTACTTAATCCTGTTAATACTTGGGAAGATAAAAAAGCTTATGAAGAGACAAAATTAAAGCTTGCAAAAATGTTTATAGAAAATTTCAAACGCTATGAAGATGTCAAAGAAGGAGCAGAGTTTAAGCTAGCTGGTCCTATGATCTAA